One window from the genome of Kiritimatiellia bacterium encodes:
- a CDS encoding oligosaccharide flippase family protein: MSAARHGILGKVGLLAGAHGFREVLQAAFLIVLARRQMITYGQFALAMGIGQILLMFAEFGLNKHIVCRLARRPETEAGLIWQVTAVKSLLLALGGAATFLFVLLQNFGLSLGAVILLLSAGVGLDALTSTFYALCQWRGDQRKEAGIRSLAAAAGFGYALVALWMGLPPAALALYKPIESLVALAGGALSVGGGRAARPSWPGLASVGLTLRDGLVFALIELAAILYNKANLFFLQRAAGAGGVAQYSAPWQLVDGVTNLVCGLLLARTLFPLFARLLNTDADAARALAREAARWLLPVAACLMYGLAVESDRLIPLLYGRAYTEAVWMQRWLALTIAIGLYHNLAAYLMLSLGRELLLLGICAAGLLLNLGLCVLWIPAHPLGGSVAALLATKFAVALCTVGYGQRRLGLFQARSILETMAAALAGALLYFVFKPTGLRLLSELAALVPMLVLTAAWKRGARHAA, from the coding sequence ATGAGCGCGGCCCGCCACGGCATCCTGGGCAAGGTCGGCCTGCTCGCCGGCGCGCACGGCTTCCGCGAGGTGCTGCAGGCGGCGTTCCTGATCGTCCTTGCGCGCCGGCAGATGATCACCTACGGCCAGTTCGCGCTGGCGATGGGCATCGGCCAGATCCTCCTGATGTTCGCGGAATTCGGTCTGAACAAGCATATTGTCTGCCGGCTGGCCCGCCGGCCGGAAACGGAAGCGGGGCTGATCTGGCAGGTGACCGCGGTCAAGAGCCTCCTGCTCGCGCTCGGCGGCGCCGCGACGTTCCTTTTCGTGCTGCTGCAGAATTTCGGCCTCTCGCTGGGCGCGGTGATCCTCCTGCTGTCCGCCGGCGTCGGGCTGGACGCGCTGACGAGCACGTTTTACGCGCTCTGCCAGTGGCGCGGCGACCAGCGGAAGGAAGCAGGAATCCGAAGCCTCGCCGCCGCCGCGGGATTCGGATATGCGCTCGTGGCGCTGTGGATGGGCCTGCCGCCCGCCGCCCTGGCGCTGTACAAGCCGATCGAGTCGCTCGTCGCCCTCGCGGGCGGCGCCCTGTCGGTCGGCGGCGGCCGCGCCGCGCGCCCCAGCTGGCCCGGCCTGGCGTCCGTCGGCCTCACCCTGCGCGACGGGCTGGTCTTCGCGCTGATCGAGCTGGCGGCGATCCTCTACAACAAGGCCAACCTTTTCTTCCTGCAGCGGGCGGCCGGGGCGGGAGGCGTGGCGCAGTACAGCGCCCCGTGGCAGCTCGTGGACGGCGTGACCAACCTGGTCTGCGGGCTTCTGCTGGCGCGCACGCTGTTCCCGCTGTTCGCCCGGCTGCTGAACACCGACGCCGACGCCGCGCGGGCGCTGGCGCGCGAGGCCGCGCGCTGGCTCCTGCCCGTCGCCGCCTGCCTGATGTACGGGCTCGCCGTCGAAAGCGACCGGCTGATTCCCCTTCTCTACGGCCGCGCGTACACGGAGGCCGTCTGGATGCAACGCTGGCTCGCGCTCACCATCGCGATCGGCCTCTATCACAACCTCGCGGCCTACCTGATGTTGAGCCTGGGCCGCGAACTCCTGCTGCTGGGCATCTGCGCAGCCGGCCTGCTGCTCAACCTCGGCCTGTGCGTCCTGTGGATCCCCGCCCACCCGCTCGGGGGCAGCGTGGCCGCGCTGCTGGCGACCAAGTTCGCGGTCGCCCTGTGCACCGTCGGCTACGGCCAGCGGCGTCTCGGCCTCTTCCAGGCAAGGTCCATCCTGGAAACGATGGCCGCGGCGCTGGCAGGCGCGCTCCTCTATTTCGTCTTCAAGCCGACCGGCCTCCGCCTCCTGTCGGAACTGGCCGCGCTGGTCCCCATGCTGGTTCTGACGGCCGCCTGGAAACGGGGGGCGCGGCATGCCGCGTGA